The DNA sequence GCTACAGCAACAAGCATTTTTCTAACCATTCGGTCATAATCAATCCCTAAATTAATAGCCTGTTCTTTTCCCAAAGCTATAACATCTAACTTTTTAGCATCTTTTAAAACCCAAAATAGAGTAAGTCCCATCGTAATAGTTGAGATACCCAATAAGGAGGACTTAACATTGTTGAAACTTGCAAACATCTTATTTTGAACAATTAAGAACTCATTTGGATCCATGACCATTTGCATAAATGATGATAAACTACTAAACAATGTTCCAAAAATCATTCCAATCATTAATAAGAAGAATAAATTTGTATTTTCTCTTCTAAACATCATTTTAAACAGTAGTAATGAGAAGATAATCATTAATCCTCCTGCTATCAAGAAGTTTAAGTTGGACCCCATTAAAGCGACATTTAATGATCCTAAAGAAAAGACAATTAATGTTTGGAATAAATTATAAAGTGAATCTAATCCTAATACACTTGGTGTTAAAATTCGATTATTTGTAACTGTCTGGAAAATAACTGATGAAACAGCGATTCCACTTCCTGTCATTGCAATTGCAATTAATTTTGGTATACGTCTTGATAAGGCGTATTGATAAGAGTTGGGGTTCAATCCATAAACTAAGAATAAAACACTACATACTATTACTAATAGGAGTAGGATATATAAAACTTTATGCCGACGCATTTGAATCCCTCCTCATCAACATGTATAAGAAAATGACACTTCCGATAATCCCAACAGTTAATCCAATCGATACTTCATATGGATAAATGACTAAGCGTCCAATGACATCGCAAATCAGTAAGAATACTACTCCTAGTAATGCAGTATGTCCTAAACTATGTTTTAAGTTATCGCCTAAGTACATCGATACAACATTTGGAACAATTAATCCGATAAACGGAATCGATCCAATGGTAATAATGATTACCGATGTAATTAAAGCGACAATCGTTAATCCTACATTGACAATCCATTTATGATTAAGCCCTAGATTAGTTGAAAAATCTTCTCCCATCCCAGCAATCGTAAATTTATTGGCATATAAGAAAGCGACAACAACAAGAGGAATACTTAAATAAAGTAACTCATAATTTCCTTTCATGATGTTCGTGAAATCTCCCTGTGCCCAAGAAGAAATATTTTGTACAAGATCAAACTGATAAGCAATAAAGCTTGTGATCGAATTGACGACATTTCCAAGCATCATCCCGATTAACGGAATAAATAAGGAATTTTGAAATTTTACTTGCTTCATAATCCCCATAAATAAAAATGTTCCAAATAATGAACAAATAAAAGCAAACAGCATCTTATGGACGAGTGAAGCCCCTGCAAAGAATACCATTGCAATTAACATTCCTAACTTTGCAAAATCCATCGTTGCTGCTGTCGTTGGTGAAACAAATTTATTTCTTGTCAGCTGCTGCATAATTAAACCGCAGATACTCATTCCAATCCCAGTTACACAAACACTTAATAAACGTGGTATACGACTGACAAATAAAATATATAATTGATGACTATCGCCATTTAAAATTGCTGATAGTGTCACTTCACTGGCTCCAATAAACACGGAAATGACGGATAAGATGATAAGCAAAGTTGCTAAATATCTCTTCTTCAAGTCTACCCCCTCTTTCTTTATCTTCATATTTACTCTTTATCTTCTATATGCTATAATAACCTCAACGCAATTGATAATCGTTATCAAATTACTGATTATATTATAGCAGTTATAAAAATTAATTTCTTTGATTATATTTAGATTTTTATAACTATTTTTACGTTAGTGGTGTTTTCTGTAAATAAGCACCTTCTAATATAATGAGCGAGGTGTGGATATGAAGCAAGAAACTATAAATGAGTCTAATAAAGTAGGTTTATATGGACAGCGTGTCTACCACTATGTAGAGCAAAATTTTGATCGTCAATTAAAACTTGAAGATGTTGCAAGTTATTTTCACTTGAATAAATGCTATTTTTGTTCTGTTTTAAAAAAAGAGTTAGGAAAGACATTTTCACAAATTGTGAATGAAGTTCGAGTTGAAAAAAGCAAAGAGCTATTAAGAGAAGGAAATCTCTCAACATTATCAATTGCTCTATCAGTAGGATTTAATAATCAAAATTACTTTAATATGACATTTAAAAAACTAACAGGAATGACTCCTTTACAGTATCGTAAAATTGCTCATCCCAACGAAAAAGAGGCGTAAGTAACTAGTTACTTACGCCTCTTTTATTATTAATCAACTAAAATTTCTCGTAACACACGTCCATCTGCTTCAGGCATTTCAAATCCTAAAATAGCTGCACATGTTGGAGCAATATCCACAACTTTAGCAACAGAAAGTTCTTTTCCTTCTAATACTCCTGGACCACTTAAAATTAAACATGGCTGTTCTCCTTTACTTGGAATATGACCATGTGTCCCACGACTTACACGGTAATCTTCATTCATGATAGGATTTTGGTAATCCGCCATAATATTAAATCCAAATGAAGATCCTTCTTTTGCTTCTAAAACAAAGGTGAAGTTTCCATCTAAACGATATGTTTTCTTCACTTGCTCACGAGTAAAGATATGCTCAATATATAATAACTCACGATTTTCATTTAATAATTGATACACTTTATCTGTTAACTGTTGATCAGTTGGATCTTTTAAATAAACATGAGCAGAAACAGCACTTGATTGAACATAGACTTGCCAATCTGTCATGTTTCCTTCTTCATCTACTGTTAACAATCCATTTTCAATTAATAATTTATTGGCATTAACGCTCATATCAATATCTACTTGACCGTGGTCTGAACAAAATACAAATGTTGTTTGCTCGTATAATCCTTGAGCTTTTAATTCATCCACAACAATAGCTAACATATCATCTAAATACTTATAAGCATCTACTAGCTTTTCAGATAATACACCATGTGAATGACGATAATGATCTGGTAATGTCATATGCATTAATGTTAAATCTGGCTGATAGCGATTAATCACATATTTTGAAGCTAATGCAGAGAATTTATCTGTTGAATAGTAATTTGGTAATGTCCATGCTTCCGCACAGTAATCCCACATTTCTTGTGTTAAAACAGCATTTGAGTTTTTGCGAATTTCTGATTCTTGTTCTTCTTTTGGATAATGAATCCCTGCACGTTGAATAACATAGTCTACGTTAGCTCCTACTAAAGTTGGCCAACTATTAATGAATGCTGAATATCCATTTTCTTGCGCCAACTCAGGTAAAATTTGAGCTTTGTTTTGTGTACGTAATTCATACCAAGGTGCTTTATTCATTAATGGTGTGAACACTTCATTTGTAATAACACCATGCTTTTCTGGATAAGTTCCTGATACAATCGAGGCATGTGCTGTATAAGTCATTGATGGATAAACTGTTTCAACTGACTTAACAATTGATGCTTTTTCTAAAATCGGGGCGAATGTCGGTAAAATTTTTAAAATTTCAATATCTTTACCAATCATGGCGTCTAAGGAAATTAATAATAATTTTTTCTTCATTGATTCCACTCTCTTTCTTGCTGTACTCCTCTAACTTGATGCTACAAATCACTCTATTCATTTATAATGATGACATAAATTAATTTAATTGTCCAACTTTAAGTCGCACACTCGTTATATTTAGGACGTACAATATATTAGTTAAATAGGAAATGGAGCGATATTTATGAAATTGCTTAACACACTTCTTATCATTTGCGCTTTTCTGCTCTTTTTTATTGGAATTGAAACACCTGTTTCAGTTGAACCAGATATCTCCTATCTTAAACGTTCAACAAATTTAAGAGAATTGGATTTAAGACCTAATATTGAACAGGTGATTAATCTACTTTATCCAATGTAAAATAAAAATCCATTATTTCATAATGAAATAATGGATTTTTGTTTTTAGTAACCAAAAAGAATTTTATAAATGACGTAAAACCATCCTAATAGACCATGGATAATAGCCCATAAGATGGAGTGATGAATACTAAATGAGACAACAACTGCAATCATCATTCCAAGATTATAACTTTTCCCTAAAGCAGACAGTACTCCTTTACGAAGTTGATGATGATAATCTTCACGCAATTCTGCTCTTAACTCTTCCTTCAGCTGTTTACGCCAATAATCTTTTTCCGAAGACTGGCTACCATCACTGATAACTTCTGCTTCTACAACTTCTACTTGCTCTTCATATTGTCCCATTGATTTTTATCCTTTATTATCTATTTTTTAATTCCTCTAACTCCTCAGCTGTAAATTGATAACGTTCCATACAGAAGTGACAAACTGCTTCTGCACCATTATCCTCATCAATCATTGCTTGAATTTCATCTTTACCTAAGCTCATGATTCCAGTTTCAAATTTCTCTTTTGAACATTTACATTCAAAATGAACATCATGACGATCTAAAATACGAACTTCATCTTTACCAAAAATCGCTTCTAAAATAGCTTCTGGTGTATATCCTTCATCAATCATTGTAGAAACTGGCTTGATATTAGCTAATGCTGTTTCTAATTTAGTTAGTGTTTCTTCTGTTGCACCTGGCATCACTTGAACAATGAATCCTCCTGCTGCACGAACAGAGTTATCTGGATCAACTAAAACCCCAACTCCAACTGCAGATGGTACTTGCTCAGATACTGCAAAATAATAAGTGAAATCATCACCTATTTCACCTGTTTGTAATGGAACTTGTCCTGTGAAGTAATCTTTTAATCCTAAATCTTTTGTTACTGATAATTGTCCATCTGTTCCAACAGCCATTCCAACATTTAATTTTCCTGAATTATATTGGAAATGAACCTCTGGGTTTGTTACGTATCCACGAACGATTCCTTTTGAATCTGCATCAACAATGATTGATCCGATGGGCCCGTTCCCGTTAATACGAATTGTAATTGTTTCTTCACCTTTTAATTGACTTCCCATCATCGCTGCAACTGTTAAAGTACGACCTAATGCAGCAGATGCTGTTGGCCAACATCCATGACGACGGCGCCCTTCTTCAACTAAATTCGTTGAACTAATTGCAAACGCACGAATTTGATCATCAAAGGCTAAAGCTTTTACTAAATAATCTTTCATCTATGATTCCTCCTGATTGATAGTTATTTCTTAGGAAATTAGAAACTAATATCTCGTTTATCAATTTTACACGAATGGTGTCTATTTGAAAAGTTACTTTCATTATCCATCTACTTCATTATCCCAATAACTATATGATTTTTTCCTATAGATAAAACTACACGATATATGCATATATTTTACTCTAATTTTATAAACTAATAATGGGCTATTCAACCCTTATTTTTAACGGATAGGGGGATTTTATTTGTACTATTTAAGAAATTTTTTAGCATTAGGACTTATTCTTTGTTTGATTCCACTCCTAATTTTCAGTCCAATAAATCTTCAACCCTATGAACGTTATATTTGGATAGGGATTTTATTCCTTTGGTTTATTCAACGACACCAGATTAATGACCAATGCCTAATTATCCTGAGTGCTTCCTTTCTGACTTTTCTTTTCTTATCCTGTCAGATATGGGAAATAAGTCGTCGAATTATTATTGGATTAATTTTGATTATTGGAATTCTCTTAATGATTATTATTTGTTCCCTTGATTATACGGTTATCCGTCACTTAAAACACCGAATCAAATAAAAAACCGCTCTTCATACAAGAAGCGGTTTTTTTATATTTATTCAAAAAATTATTCTTTTGTTAAATCAATGATTGGTAACTTTTCTTTCGAAACAGTTAAGGTTGATTTTAACTTATAGTTACCTTCACGAACTAACTTAAATTTAGGTTGTTTTTTATCTTCTTTTGAATCAGCTACACTATAAGCAGTTGTTTCTAACTTCCCTTTTTCAACTAACTCATCAATTTGTTCTTTAGTTAATGTTTCGTATTGTAATAATGTCTCAGCAATTAATTTTACTAAGTCTTGATTTGATAGTAAAACTTTTCGACAACGATTATAACACTCACTAATAATCTTATGAATTTCTTCATCAATTTGACGTGCTAAATGATCAGAGAAGTTTTTATCTTTATTATAGTCACGTCCTAAGAAGACATTTCCACTACGTTGTTCGTATTGGATTGGACCTAAATCACTCATCCCATACTCTGTTACCATTGCACGTGCAATCGCTGTAGCTTTTTGGAAGTCATTATGAGCTCCTGTTGTTACTTCATTAAATGTAATTTCTTCTGACACACGTCCAGCAAGTAAACCAGTAATACGGTCTAATAAATCTTGTTTTGTTTGTAAATATGTTTCCTCTTCAGGAAGCATTAAGGCATAACCACCTGCTTCACCACGAGGAATGATTGTAACTTTATGAACAACCTCAGCATTTTCAAGTTTGATACCAACAACAGCATGTCCTGCTTCATGATAAGCAACAACACGACGCTCTTTCTTCGAGAAGACTTTCGATTTTTTAGCAGGTCCCATCATAACGCGGTCTGTTGCTTCATCCACGTCTTTCATTTGAATTTGCTTACGATTATCACGAGCAGCTAATAACGCTGACTCATTTAATAAGTTCTCTAAATCTGCACCACTAAATCCTGGTGTACGACGGGCGATATCCTCTAAACGTACTTCAGGTGCTAAACGCTTATTACGAGCATGTACTCTTAAAATTGCTTCACGTCCTTTTACATCTGGACGACCAATTGTAATTTGACGGTCAAAACGTCCTGGACGTAATAAAGCTGGATCTAATACGTCTGGTCGGTTTGTTGCAGCCATAACAATAATTCCAGAGTTTGGACCGAATCCATCCATTTCAACAAGTAACTGGTTCAATGTTTGTTCACGCTCATCGTGTCCTCCACCCATACCAGCTCCACGTTGACGACCCACAGCATCAATCTCATCAATAAAGATGATACATGGTGCTGTTTTCTTAGCTGTTTGGAACATATCACGAACACGGCTTGCTCCAACCCCAACGAACATCTCAACGAAATCTGAACCTGAGATTGAATAGAATGGCACACCAGCTTCACCAGCTACGGCACGAGCAAGTAATGTTTTACCTGTACCTGGAGGCCCGACTAATAAAATACCTTTTGGTACACGAGCACCCATTTCATTATATTTAGCTGGGCTTTTTAAGAAGTCCACAACTTCTACTAACTCTTCTTTTTCTTCATCATTTCCGGCTACGTCATCAAATGAAATCCCTTCTTGTTTTGATAACTTCGCACGGCTCTTACCGAAGTCAAATGCTTTATTATTCCCGCGTTGGGCTGATCTAAACATGAACATGATAACCCCTAGGAATAATACTGTTAATACAGCATAAGATAAGAAACTCCATACCTTACCAATCGTTGGTGCTACACCATTTGTTAAGCTAACATTATGGCTAATAGCTAAGTCACTTATTTTATCATAAGCAGTATCAGCTACAATGATTGTATAAGGAGTTTCCTTCCCATTAACTTTCATCTTACCTGAAATAGTCCATAAGTTTTTATTATCTTCTCCATCGATTGGACGAGCATCCATTGAAAGGACATTCTCGTTTTCAATTTGTGTAACAAATTCATTATATGTTGGTTCTTCAATAACTGTTTGTTCCGGTTCAATAAATATAAATCCATATAATCCTAAAACAATAATAAATAGAATGAAGTAGATTCCAATACTTTGTGGACCTTTTTTATTAAAACTACTTTTCTTTTTAATGCTATTAATCTTATCCTTTGGATTAATTGGCGGCATTTTCGCACCTCTTTCTTAATTCATATAGACTTCTTCTTTAAGAATACCTACATATGGTAAATTACGATAATACTCATCATAATCTAATCCGTATCCTACAACGAATGCTTTTGGAATATTAAATCCAATATATTTAGGTTCCATGACAACGACGCGTCCTTCTGGTTTATCTAACATTGTTACCACCTCAACTGAAGCTGCTCCACGATGTTTTAATAACGCAATCACTTTATCTAATGTGAACCCTGTATCTACGATATCCTCAACAATGATGATATGACGATTTTCCACTGAAGTATCTAAGTCTTTTAAAATTTTAACTTGTCCAGAAGAAGTTGTTCCCCCGTGATAGCTAGAAACATCCATAAATTCGATTTGAACTGGAATGTTCATGTGTTTCATTAAATCTCCGATAAAAGGAATTGATCCTTTTAATAAACCTAATAAAATTGGTTTTTTATCCGCATAGTCGATTTCTAATTGTTTTGCTAATTCTGCTGCTTTGGCCTCAATTTGCTCAGTTGTAAATAAAATTTCTTTAATATCGTTATGCATCTTTTTCATTCCCTCCACGGTGGCAATAATCAATTGTAATTACATGACCTTTTACTTGTCGATGACAAAGCGCTGACTTTTTTAAAAGCGGGATCCAAATGATTTGATCATTGGCATCTGTTACAATAGGCCAAGAATCTCTTAGTACCCTAGGAATCTTATTTTCAATCATAATTTCCTTTACTTTTTTAGATCCATAATCATTCATTAACTGAATACGATCGCCTGGTCTACGCGTTCTAACTTTTAAAGGTAATTCTATTTCATTATAACACAAATGAACTTTATTAATGCAAGATTTTTCCGTTTTTTCATCGACTTTGTTCTCACTTACTTTAATCACAGAACCAATGGGTAAAACTGTCCTTGTATCAAATGATAGAACCACTTCATAGTCATGCTCCAATAGAGGTATTGTAGAGAATTTTACTACATCATATGCGATTATACAACTGATTTGATGTGGTAAGGTTAACATTAAATTAGGCTTCGGATTTTTAATAAGTTTTTGAATTTCTTCAATATGCATCGTTTGAATATCTTTGAGTGTAAACTTCTGTAAAATCCGTTTAATAAGACGTCTCATTAAACTTGGAGGTAATTCTTGAAGAAAACTTCGCGAGACTTCAAAAGTTCCTTCACTTTGAAAAACATGACTCATTAATTGATCAACTTGTGCGGAAAAGTAGGCTTCATCTTCACTTAATTGCTCACTAATCATCCTTGCATGTTCATAAATAGATGGACTTTCTTTCACCAACTCCGGAACAATATACTTTCTAATACGATTTCTTGTATAAACATCACTTTTATTAGATTCATCTTCCCTGAACAAGACTTGCTCTTTTTCACAATATTCATAGATTTGTTTCTTAGTAACAGCAATTAAAGGTCGAACAACTTTTAATCCTTCATTTATAGTCGTTGGTTCAATGCCAATTAAACCACTAGGAATATTTTGATATAAGAACCGATGAAGCTGAGTCTCTAGTTGATCATCTGCGTGATGTGCTGTCACTAAACATCCCGCCCCGTAATCGTTGGCTACTGACTTAAAGAACTCATAACGTTTATTTCTCGCATATTCATGAAAGTTTTCAACCTCATTCGTTTTAGGTAAGTAATAGACCTCATAGGGAAGATCATAAGCACGTGAAACTTGTTCAACTAAGATTTCATCTAACTCTGAGTTTTCTCGTTTTTTATGGTTAACATGAGCCACGATTAAACGTAGTTGATGAGTTGTAGCAAAGTGCTTCATGAAATGCAATAATGCCATCGAATCCGCACCTCCCGACACAGCTACAATAACCGAGTTGTTTTTCTCAAATAAATTGTATTTTTTTATCGTCTCTAATATAACCTTTTGCATTAAAATCTCAAACTCCTTATAACTCATAAAAAACGCTTATAATCTATTATATCCATTTTGAGGTAAAAAAAAAGTATCGCCTAAAGTTTCATACACTTTTTCCCCATTATCCAATTATAATTAAAAACGATCAGATAAAATTCTGATCGCTTTTAATTGTAATGAGCTCTATTACAATCTATAAACTTGCACAAAAGGTGCGTTACTAAAGAATATTAAACAAGATTACTTGCGCACATAATCTTATTAATTTCCTTAGCCTTAAGCATCAATTTTTATTAACAGATAAAATTACTTATTAGTGGTCCTTCATCTTAGGCGGACCTCCGAATACGGCCCTGTATCCGGTAAAAACGATATTTCTATCGTGGCATCTATTCAATTGTCTGTCCGAACACGGCTTCTCACATGGAAAAGCACTATTATACTACATTAATTTTTTGAGCCACCAGCAAACGTTGGTAGCTCTTTTTGTTTTCTTAGAATCTTTTCTTAATTTTAAATTACTTATGTATAACCACCTGGATATTTGACTATAATAAATAATCTTTGATTTATTACTTCATACATTTTTATTCTCATCCATTCTTTATGGCTCTTTCTAGAGTATGAATTCATAAATCCTTTCATATTTTTAATCTTCGTCTTACTCAAGACTTCATTCAATTATTAAGTGATCGATCAACAAAATTGGCTCCGACCCCAATTATGAGATATTCTATCTATAAGATAGCCTCTACTTTTATAAATTCCTGTACATAAAATCAATTTCGTTTCTGATTTTTTTAAATTGTGGATAAGTTCCACTATTAATATGCCCACTCCGACTGGAACCTATTAATCAATTAACTCGCATATACATTCTTTAACTCATTTTAATCAGATTAGCTCTGACCTTAATCTGATTTTCATACCTATTTGTTACAAACTAGCTCTGAATCTGGATTTACTTACCAAACTCATACACATACTCACACATGGAAAACTTATCTCAACTCCATCCATACGTTTTACCGACTAAATCATTCATCTGATTCAATAATTAATTTTCTTACATTTTGAAACCTTAATTATCATACTACCCTACTATTAAACTTTAGCAATTTTTATTACTAACTAAACGTCCCTATATTAGCTCAACGTTTTACATATAGATCATTAAACTTCATACACACATCACACACTAACTTACTCGCACACTTTTTTCAAACCAGCTCCGACTTCTGATTTGTTTAACAAACTCATACACACATCACACACTAACTTACTCGCACACTTTTTTCTCAAACCAGCTCCGACTTCTGGTTTGTTTACCAAACTTCACACACATCACACACTAACTTACTCACACACTTTTTTTTCAAACCAGCTCTAACTCTGATTTACTTAACAAACTCATACACACATCACACACTAACTTACTCGCACACTTTTTTTCAAACCAGCTCCGACTTCTGATTTATTTACCAAACTTATACACAGATCACACACTAACTTACTCGCACACTTTTTTCTCAAACCAGCTCTCACTCTGATTTGTTTACCAAACTCATACACACATCACACTAATTTATTCGCACACTTTTTCAAACCAGCTCTGACTTATGATTTGTTTACTAAACTTCACACAGATCACACACTAACTTACACACACTTTTTTCAAACCAGCTCTGACTTATGATTTGTTTACCAAACTCATACACACATCACACTAACTTACTCGCACACTTTTTCAAACCAGCTCTCACTCTGATTTGTTTACCAAACTCATACACACATCACACTAACTTACTCGCACACTTTTTTCTCAAACCAGCTCTCACTCTGATTTACTTAACAAACTTCACACACATCACACTAACTTACTCGCACACTTTTTTTCAAACCAGCTCCGACTTCTGGTTTGTTTACCAAACTCATACACACATCACACACTAATTTACTTTCACACTTTTTTCTCAAACCAGCTCTAACTCTGATTTACTTAACAAACTTCACACACATCACACTAACTTACTCGCACACTTTTTTTCAAACCAGCTCCAACTTCTGGTTTGTTTACCAAACTCATACACACATCACACACTAATTTACTTTCACACTTTTTCAAACCAGCTCCGACTTCTGGTTTGTTTACCAAACTTCACACACATCACACTAACTTACTCGCACACTTTTTTCAAACCAGCTTTCACTTCTGACTTGTTTACCAAACTTCACACACATCACACACTAACTTACACACACTTTTTTCAAACCAGCTCTCACTCTGATTTGTTTACCAAACTCATACACACATCACACTAATTTATTCGCACACTTTTTCAAACCAGCTCTGACTTCTGATTTGTTTACCAAACTCATACACACATCACACTAATTTACTCACACACTTTTTCAAACCAGCTCCGACTTCTGGTTTGTTTACCAAACTCATACACACATCACACTAACTTACTCGCACACTTTTTTTTCAAACCAGCTCTAACTCTGATTTACTTAACAAACTTCACACACATCACACTAACTTACTCGCACACTTTTTTTCAAACCAGCTCCGACTTCTGGTTTGTTTACCAAACTCATACACACATCACACACTAATTTACTTTCACACTTTTTTCTCAAACCAGCTCTAACTCTGATTTACTTAACAAACTTCACACACATCACACTAACTTACTCGCACACTTTTTTTCAAACCAGCTCCAACTTCTGGTTTGTTTACCAAACTCATACACACATCACACACTAATTTACTTTCACACTTTTTCAAACCAGCTCCGACTTCTGGTTTGTTTACCAAACTTCACACACATCACACTAACTTACTCGCACACTTTTTTCAAACCAGCTTTCACTTCTGACTTGTTTACCAAACTTCACACACATCACACACTAACTTACACACACTTTTTTCAAACCAGCTCTCACTCTGATTTGTTTACCAAACTCATACACACATCACACTAATTTATTCGCACACTTTTTCAAACCAGCTCTGACTTCTGATTTGTTTACCAAACTCATACACACATCACACTAATTTACTCACACACTTTTTCAAACCAGCTCCGACTTCTGGTTTGTTTACCAAACTCATACACACATCACACTAACTTACTCGCACACTTTTTTTTCAAACCAGCTCTAACTCTGATTTACTTAACAAACTTCACACACATCACACTAACTTACTCGCACACTTTTTTTCAAACCAGCTCCGACTTCTGGTTTGTTTACCAAACTCATACACACATCACACACTAATTTACTTTCACACTTTTTCAAACCAGCTCCGACTTCTGATTTGTTTACCAAACTCATACACATATCACATACGATACTACTTTAAGAACCCAAATACATAGATTCTCTCTAACATTTTAATCTATGACTTCAAGTCACATGATTAAAAATTGGTATCAAAACAAACTACCCTTGCATACCGCATAAATTTCCGATTAAATTTTACCGATATATCCCCACTTTCGACATAAATTTTCAATCTATTCTATTGATTAAATTCTTTACGTTGCCAGCCATAAAGAATTTAATATAAAATAGTTGATTCTAATCAATTTAATATATCTACTACTTAATCAATAATCATTAATAAAAACAAGATTAAACCTATGGCTTTAAGACGCATATTGAGCTTGAGCTACACCTTGCCGCTTATACTCAACCACTAAAACCATCATATCGTCTTTAATTTTTCCTTTATGTTTACTAACTGTTGCTTGAAGAATATTTTTTGCTATATTTTTGGGGGATTTCCCCATTTGATTTAATATGACTTGTTCTAATTCCTTTATATCTGGATACTGCTCTACAATACCATCGCTACACATGAGTAGCACATCATCTTCTTCTAAACTTAACGTTACATGATCAACTTCTTGATCACT is a window from the Turicibacter bilis genome containing:
- the hpt gene encoding hypoxanthine phosphoribosyltransferase — protein: MKKMHNDIKEILFTTEQIEAKAAELAKQLEIDYADKKPILLGLLKGSIPFIGDLMKHMNIPVQIEFMDVSSYHGGTTSSGQVKILKDLDTSVENRHIIIVEDIVDTGFTLDKVIALLKHRGAASVEVVTMLDKPEGRVVVMEPKYIGFNIPKAFVVGYGLDYDEYYRNLPYVGILKEEVYMN
- the tilS gene encoding tRNA lysidine(34) synthetase TilS, with the protein product MSYKEFEILMQKVILETIKKYNLFEKNNSVIVAVSGGADSMALLHFMKHFATTHQLRLIVAHVNHKKRENSELDEILVEQVSRAYDLPYEVYYLPKTNEVENFHEYARNKRYEFFKSVANDYGAGCLVTAHHADDQLETQLHRFLYQNIPSGLIGIEPTTINEGLKVVRPLIAVTKKQIYEYCEKEQVLFREDESNKSDVYTRNRIRKYIVPELVKESPSIYEHARMISEQLSEDEAYFSAQVDQLMSHVFQSEGTFEVSRSFLQELPPSLMRRLIKRILQKFTLKDIQTMHIEEIQKLIKNPKPNLMLTLPHQISCIIAYDVVKFSTIPLLEHDYEVVLSFDTRTVLPIGSVIKVSENKVDEKTEKSCINKVHLCYNEIELPLKVRTRRPGDRIQLMNDYGSKKVKEIMIENKIPRVLRDSWPIVTDANDQIIWIPLLKKSALCHRQVKGHVITIDYCHRGGNEKDA